Proteins found in one Anoplolepis gracilipes chromosome 7, ASM4749672v1, whole genome shotgun sequence genomic segment:
- the LOC140667844 gene encoding haloacid dehalogenase-like hydrolase domain-containing 5 yields the protein MAIANILLRLDVGRRFTGVRHLSTKPKFGLIFDIDGVIVRGKQVLPPVKESFKRLQGEDGKFRVPTLFVTNSGNSLRSQKAADLSKWIGFEVTESQVVLAHSPLQMFDYLHNKQVLISGQGPITDIARELGFEKTTTIEELVKNFPCLDYVNMKKRNPICGPVDPNFPQIEGIVLLSEPINWETSLQLMVDLLITNGMPTGLPTTIPYPHIPVLACNMDLLWASEAPIPRYGHGAFLLCLENLYKKVTGKDMTYAALVGKPSEITYYHANQMLVNHASSIGIENVDIIYAIGDNINTDVFGANLYDKYLSRYESGEGTKSRSLEKLLGKNMKCPNAKACISILVETGVYQPDSKFRTDHSPRDFLPVDDGLCKPAFIVKDVGQAINLAFKEEKFE from the exons atggcGATCGCCAATATCTTGCTACGGCTGGACGTCGGGAGAAGGTTCACCGGAGTCAGA CATTTAAGTACAAAGCCAAAATTTGGTCTAATTTTTGACATTGATGGTGTCATAGTACGTGGAAAACAAGTATTGCCACCAGTAAAAGAGTCTTTCAAGCGGCTTCAAGGAGAAGATGGGAAATTTCGTGTTCCTACATTGTTTGTCACTAACAGTGGAAATTCATTGCGCAGTCAGAAAGCAGCAGATCTCTCAAAATGGATAGGTTTTGAAGTCACGGAATCTCAAGTTGTGTTGGCACATTCACCATTACAAATGTTTGATTACCTTCACAATAAACAGGTTCTCATATCAGGACAAGGTCCAATAACGGATATAGCCCGAGAATTGGGCTTCGAGAAAACAACAACTATAGAGGAATTAGTAAAGAATTTTCCGTGCTTAgattatgtaaatatgaaGAAGAGAAATCCAATTTGTGGTCCGGTCGATCCAAATTTTCCACAAATTGAAGGAATCGTACTCCTGAGCGAACCAATAAATTGGGAAACGTCGTTGCAATTAATGGTAGACCTCCTAATTACCAATGGGATGCCCACAGGATTGCCTACTACTATTCCTTATCCGCACATTCCAGTGTTGGCATGCAACATGGATTTGTTATGGGCATCGGAGGCGCCAATTCCACGATATGGCCATGGTGCTTTCTTATTGTGCCTCGAAAACCTATACAAGAAAGTCACGGGCAAGGACATGACATATGCTGCTCTAGTCGGAAAACCTAGTGAGATTACATATTATCATGCAAATCAAATGCTCGTAAATCACGCCAGTAGTATTGGCATCGAGAATGTCGATATAATTTACGCTATTGG TGACAACATTAATACTGATGTCTTTGGCGCGAATTtatatgacaaatatttatcgCGTTACGAGTCTGGAGAAGGTACTAAGTCCCGCAGTCTGGAAAAACTCCTTGGAAAAAACATGAAGTGTCCCAACGCAAAGGCCTGCATTAGTATTTTAGTTGAGACCGGCGTGTATCAGCCAGATTCCAAATTCAGAACTGATCATAGTCCTAGGGATTTCCTGCCGGTCGATGATGGCCTCTGTAAGCCGGCGTTCATCGTGAAAGATGTCGGGCAAGCTATCAATCTCGcgtttaaagaagaaaaatttgaataa